Proteins co-encoded in one Vicia villosa cultivar HV-30 ecotype Madison, WI unplaced genomic scaffold, Vvil1.0 ctg.001334F_1_1, whole genome shotgun sequence genomic window:
- the LOC131634689 gene encoding uncharacterized protein LOC131634689: protein MAALKSIGDTKALDIDGYNAKFFMEAWEIIGKDVKAAVYDFFEHGRLYRAVNFTIVTLILKFPNTNKMKDMRPIAFCIVLYKILSKILTNILRKVINIVVDYSQSTFVPRKVIQDNIIIAHELLRGYNRKHIFLRCSIQIALEDIMKETSFPSKSIKWTMHAETPNHA, encoded by the exons ATGGCAGCCCTAAAAAGTATTGGAGACACAAAGGCCCTTGATATTGATGGATATAATGCCAAATTCTTCATGGAAGCGTGGGAGATCATTGGAAAGGATGTGAAGGCTGCAGTGTATGACTTCTTTGAGCATGGAAGACTGTACAGGGCAGTAAACTTTACCATTGTTACTCTGATTCTCAAGTTCCCAAATACCAATAAGATGAAGGATATGAGACCTATTGCGTTTTGTATAGTGTTATACAAGATCTTATCCAAGATTCTCACCAATATACTGAGAAAAGTTATCAATATTGTGGTAGACTACAGTCAGTCTACTTTCGTTCCAAGAAAAGTTATCCAAGACAACATCATCATTGCTCATGAGTTGTTGAGAGGTTACAATAGAAAACATATTTTCCTCAGATGTTCCATTCAGATAGCTTTGGAAGACATAATGAAGGAGACGAGCTTCCCTTCTAAGTCCATCAAGTGGACC ATGCATGCAGAAACTCCAAACCATGCCTGA